Proteins from one Sphaeramia orbicularis chromosome 17, fSphaOr1.1, whole genome shotgun sequence genomic window:
- the LOC115437363 gene encoding zona pellucida sperm-binding protein 3-like: MDHDLQRAFTWWMLLFFSLHTVSQSRFSYKPGAAHSPIQSRTHGGGLHPPVSTGKHPQPTQAPARPRPVLVKCHPDSMEVVVQADVFDTGLLVELTHLRLGSEAHGEGACRPVPSGHAEYTIWASLTDCGTKLSSTKEKIIYSNVLVYSPEPSSNGLLRLDGATIPVECHYERVYSVEGISLLPTWVPSVSRVTAEDKMDFSLRIMTADWQFERGSHTYFLGDPIHFEVSSIMGNHRPLCVFVDRCVATATPDTEATLRYNFIEPDGCLADAYLTNSSSRFLPRMEEHKLRFQIDAFKFYKNPSNQVYITCYMSAVPVVVNITSQKRACSFIENRWLSADGNNQDCRSCDLTYQVKKPPSTEPPKTTISIKPRPPVASKENLIPSRAEPPASFVRVRTGMQHYPHSSLQSSVGPTKPEMGNEIGEITV, from the exons ATGGACCATGATCTCCAACGGGCCTTCACCTGGTGGATGCTGCTCTTCTTTTCCCTCCACACAGTCTCTCAGAGCCGGTTTTCCTACAAACCCGGTGCAGCGCATTCTCCCATCCAGAGCAGGACGCACGGCGGCGGCCTCCATCCTCCAGTGAGCACCGGAAAACACCCACAGCCCACACAGGCCCCAGCACGGCCCCGGCCCGTCCTGGTCAAGTGCCATCCGGACTCTATGGAGGTGGTGGTCCAGGCTGATGTGTTTGACACAGGCCTTCTGGTGGAGCTCACACACCTGCGTTTGGGTTCGGAGGCGCATGGGGAAGGCGCGTGCAGACCAGTGCCATCAGGTCATGCAGAATACACCATCTGGGCCAGTCTGACCGACTGTGGGACTAAGCTCTCA TCAACAAAAGAGAAGATCATCTATTCTAATGTTCTGGTCTACTCACCGGAACCTTCATCAAATGGTTTACTTCGACTGGATGGAGCAACTATTCCAGTTGAATGTCATTATGAAAG GGTGTATTCTGTGGAGGGTATTTCCCTGCTGCCCACATGGGTTCCTTCCGTCTCAAGAGTCACAGCTGAGGATAAAATGGACTTCAGTCTGCGGATTATGACGG CTGATTGGCAGTTTGAAAGGGGATCTCATACATACTTCCTGGGTGATCCGATTCACTTTGAAGTATCGTCCATCATGGGTAACCACAGGCCTCTGTGTGTCTTTGTTGACCGTTGTGTTGCCACAGCAACTCCTGACACAGAAGCAACGTTACGATACAACTTTATTGAGCCTGATGG ATGTCTAGCTGATGCTTATTTAACCAACTCCAGCTCCCGGTTTCTACCAAGAATGGAAGAGCACAAGCTTCGCTTCCAGATTGATGCCTTTAAGTTCTACAAAAACCCCAGTAATCAG GTCTATATCACCTGCTATATGAGCGCAGTTCCAGTCGTTGTAAATATCACTTCACAAAAAAGGGCTTGCTCCTTTATAGAGAACAG ATGGCTCTCAGCAGATGGGAATAACCAGGACTGTAGGAGCTGTGACCTAACTTATCAGGTCAAGAAGCCTCCATCGACGGAGCCTCCTAAAACTACCATCAGCATTAAACCCAGACCTCCAGTAGCTTCCAAGGAAAATTTAATTCCCAGCAGAGCAGAACCACCTGCCAGCTTTGTCCGCGTTCGCACGGGAATGCAGCATTATCCACACAGCAGTCTCCAGTCCTCTGTTGGACCGACAAAACCAGAAATGGGAAATGAAATAGGTGAGATCACCGTATGA